The nucleotide sequence CCTCTTTGTATTTGCCGCGGGCTGGCAAACTTATATTACCCATTTCACGCTCACCCAACACCTGTATCAGCCTGGCGTGCTAGCATTTGGCAAATCCTGGTTCGATCAGCAAACACCTGAACATAAAAAAATTCTTAGGGGGCGATCCCATAAGGGAGCTTTGGAAGGTCGGGCAGGCGTGCGGAAGATTCAACCTGAACTGATCGAGAATTTTCGTAGCTTTGGCATTAAGGTCTACGAACTAACCCCCGTCGAGCGCCAGCAATTTGCGAAGACGGCTGAAAAGGTACGACGTGCTTACGAGGGCAAAGCAACTCCAGGTGCCACTTTACTTCTTAAGGCCATTGAGAAAGGGAAAGCTGCTTTCAAGAGTAAGTGAAAATCTAATTAAGCAGGAATGAGTGCAGACACACAGCCTGCACAGGTTATGCCTCTCACTGCGGAGGTAATGTGCAAGCCGCTACCGAAGCCTGCGACGATGGCAACGGCGTGCTCAAAGATGCTTGCCCCGATGGTGAAAATGGCACTTGCCGATTAGCTGAATGTGGTGATGGCTTTTATATAGACACCGCCGAAGTTACCGCCGGAGATTGATCTGACGATTGATGGCGAACCGTGGCAACCGAGTTTGGTTGCGAGCGCTGGTTAGCTGGGTACGGCGCTGAATTTCTCTATCTCTCTCAGGTCAAAACGAAAGTGCGTCCGCCTACGATGGCTCCTACCCCCACCATGTTGGCGCTCCGTAAATCTATCGTGCGTGCTTGAGAAGGAGAAGTTTCAGACATCTCTTCAGTTTATGCATGAATCTTGCGGTACCTAGTGGGGGCCATGCCTCCCTTTGAACAAACACTCAGCGCCGAACAGATCAAGGATTTGGCAACCTATGTTTTTGAGGCCACCAAAAGATAATTTGTTTTCTATTTTCGCCGCGTTTTTTATTGAGCCACTGTCCTCAAGAATTAATTCTGAAGGAATGTGTGTATGTTGACGCGCCAGCTACGATGGGTCTTGCTTTCAGGTTAGCCAGCGTTGATTTGTGTCTATACACATTCGCGATTAATTTGTTTCTTGTTTTCAGGCACTAGGAGACGCTGACCCATGGGCCAGTTTGATTTGGTATGGCTGATTTGGGTTGGGGGCGGTATCGCCGCATGCGTATGGCTGGTGGGAGGCTTTCTTTTTCCCGCCGCGGGCCAATGGCGTGACCGAGAGAGACTGATAGAGCTCATGCAATTGGGTCCGTGGGTTTGGGGTCATTGCAAAGTTCCAGGAGGGACCCAGCGCTATCGGGGAACAGTTTGGTTTGGCGTGCTCGTCTTGGCGCGTCGAGACTTTGGAAAACAACACCTGCTCGCACTTGGTTTTAACAAGGTCCAGGCGAAGTCCGTGGAAGGACAGGTGATGGTGCGGCTGAAGTTAAAACAAGAGGGAGAGACTCTCAAAGGGAATTTGTGGGGAACCCGGTTCAAGTTCAATCCTCACACCAAAGAAGTGGTGTCAGTTCAAGCAACCCCGGCCGAAAGCCGAGAGTGGGTAAAATCGAATTAAATTCTAATTTTCCCCGTTGCAATTTATAGATAGATTTGGTGACCAAATTCTAGAAGCAGTCGATTGAGATATCGGTTTCGAGGGGTGTCGGTTAAGGAGGCAGGGACTAAGTCTAGGCCAATTGGACCCTGTTTCAGATGACTCGAATTAATGTTCGGCCCTAAAGTGAGCCCATCATCTCTCCAAGCGCTTCCAACCGATTGGAGTCACAGTGATAGCGGAGAGTGAGTTACCCGGTTTGAGACGGTAGAGCCTCATGCTAGAGTACTTTACATGAATCAGACCGAAAAATCTGCGGTGACTTTCTCCGAAAATGGGTGTCATTGGGCAAGGTCGACCACCTGTGTTCCAACCGATACTGAAATCGAGGAGCGCCGACGCCGAACCACATCTTATGCAGCGATGTTGGCAGTGATCGTGTCCGGTGGCTACTGCATTTTGGACCTGATATTGGAAGTTTACCCGGGGGCAGCGATCAACGGCCTTGCGTGTTTGTTCTATCTACTCTGCGCCTCTATTTTGTGTCGACCCTGTGGCCTCGGTGTTCGCCATATTCTGGTGTGGACCGGGCTCATTCATATCGTGTGCCTCACCGTTCTGGTCCTAGGCACTCGGCCAGGTGCGCATTTTTTTCTCATTTGTATGGGAGTGATTCCGGCAATCCTATTTCGAGACGGGCACTTGGCGTGGAAGTGGTTCTATATGGGCATTGCGATGGTGGGAGTCTGCGTCATCGAGTTGGGTATGATACCAGAGCCGGGAATTTCTCTGCGCACGGGTCTGGATGCGGATATTATTCGCCTTTCGTGCATCGTGCTCACAACACTTTTTATCTTTCTGGTTATGCGGCGCTATCTGGTCATACTGGACGAGGCGCGTGCGGCTTTGCGCCGTGAACATGAGCGGTCGGAGGAGCTGCTTCTTAATATTTTGCCGGGCTCGGTGGCCACTCGATTGAAGCGAGGGGAATCGATAGCCGATGCTTTCGACGAGGTGACGGTTTTGTTTGCGGATATCGTGGCATTCACCCCCATGGCTTCAGGTACGCCGCCCCAAAAGCTGGTGAAAATCCTCAATGATATTTTTTCAGCCTTCGACGGCATGGCGGAGAAGCACTCTCTCGAAAAGATAAAAACGATTGGCGACGCCTACATGGTTGCGGGTGGTATTCCAGACCGCTCTGATGGCCACGTTAAAGCGGTGGTGGCCATGGGTATAGATATGATGGAATGGATGACAGGGTATCGCAACCGTACCGGTCTGGAAATTGGGCTGAGAATCGGGATTCATACGGGTCCGGTGGTTGCTGGTGTAATTGGCTCTAAGAAATTCATTTACGACCTTTGGGGTGACACCGTAAATCTGGCAAGCCGGATGGAAAGCCAGGGCAGTCGTGGTCAGATTCAGGTTACCGAAGCAGTGTATGAGTTGCTCTCGGGTGTTTATACCTTCGAAAAGCGCGGTGTACTTGAAGTGAAGGGTCGCGGTCAGATGGTAACCTATTGGCTTCGGCAGGGCAGTGAACCAGGCTCAGAAATGGCTGCATTCAAATGAGAGGAGCATCACGGAACAAGTTTATTACGAGTCTTGTCCCATGTTTGTGAAATGACTCAGTAGGAATGTGAGCAGATACAAATTCCAGCCAGCTACTCTGAAATCATTGCAAAAAAGGTTGGCGCATCAACATACACAAGTCCCTGCATATTTAGATTTAGGTTACGTCGGCAGGTGGATTTCAAACCTGGCGCCTCCTAAATCATCGTCGTCTGTGACTGCCAGGTGCCCACCGTGGGCTTGGATGATATCCGCGCTCATGGACAAGCCAAGCCCCGTTCCCGATCCTGATTCTTTGGTTGTAAAGAATGCATCGAAAATCTTCGTTTGGATATCCACTGGTACTCCATTGCCGTTATCCGCGATTACGATGCAGGCCTCGCTGCTTTTGCCATTTTGTCGCGTGTAAGTCGCGATCTGAATTCTACCGGTAAACCTTTCTCCCTTCTCCAACCTGGCGACCCGCCTTTCCTCCAAAGCGTCTGCAGCATTAGAAAGCAGGTTGGTCACCACCTGTCCAAGCTGGCTTCGATGGCCGGTAATCAAGGGGATTTCTCCCAGGCTATCGTTGACTTCAAATACTTTGGTTTTACCGCTAACAATAATAAGGGACTCCCGAATAATATCATTCACGTTGAGCGAATCGCTCTCTTGGAGATCAGTGCGAGCCTGAGAGCGTAGCGCGTTGCTGATGTCCGTAAGGCGTGTGGTGGCGACGTCCTGGTCATAAACACGGGCGGAAATTTCATCGAGTTTGTAACTAAGTCTTTTAAGGACCGCCTGCGCTTCCGGACTATCATCAAAAAGGGAATAGAAGACGTTTCGAAGGTCGGTGAAGCCTTCTTGAATGAGATGGCTGGACATCTTAAGGGTGCTGAGCGGGTTAGAAATCTCGTGCCCAATACTGGCAATCAGCTGTCCCAACGAGGCGAGTTTTTCTGTTTGGATGAGGTGAATATGAGCTTGCCTGGCTTCTAGAACCGCCTTGTTCTTCTGCCCCTTCATAAACTGGATGCGTGCACCTAAGGCCATGGAGAGGAGGGTGACCTCTAAAGCAGAACCAATGATGATTGCATTTTCAGTGATGGTGGACCTTGGCAAAACCCCAATCTTGTTTAGTAGAAAGGTAACTGTGCCGAGAAGAAATGCTGCGAATGCAATGGTAAAGTAT is from Deltaproteobacteria bacterium and encodes:
- the dctP gene encoding TRAP transporter substrate-binding protein DctP encodes the protein ENGWHGIGTKGKFIKSPGDLKDLTIRSQPSIIHPLTWSTFGAIPVELWTSDVVDALESGKIVAYGNTPLFVFAAGWQTYITHFTLTQHLYQPGVLAFGKSWFDQQTPEHKKILRGRSHKGALEGRAGVRKIQPELIENFRSFGIKVYELTPVERQQFAKTAEKVRRAYEGKATPGATLLLKAIEKGKAAFKSK
- a CDS encoding adenylate/guanylate cyclase domain-containing protein, with translation MNQTEKSAVTFSENGCHWARSTTCVPTDTEIEERRRRTTSYAAMLAVIVSGGYCILDLILEVYPGAAINGLACLFYLLCASILCRPCGLGVRHILVWTGLIHIVCLTVLVLGTRPGAHFFLICMGVIPAILFRDGHLAWKWFYMGIAMVGVCVIELGMIPEPGISLRTGLDADIIRLSCIVLTTLFIFLVMRRYLVILDEARAALRREHERSEELLLNILPGSVATRLKRGESIADAFDEVTVLFADIVAFTPMASGTPPQKLVKILNDIFSAFDGMAEKHSLEKIKTIGDAYMVAGGIPDRSDGHVKAVVAMGIDMMEWMTGYRNRTGLEIGLRIGIHTGPVVAGVIGSKKFIYDLWGDTVNLASRMESQGSRGQIQVTEAVYELLSGVYTFEKRGVLEVKGRGQMVTYWLRQGSEPGSEMAAFK